A window from Citrus sinensis cultivar Valencia sweet orange chromosome 5, DVS_A1.0, whole genome shotgun sequence encodes these proteins:
- the LOC107174557 gene encoding uncharacterized protein LOC107174557 produces MGAKPSPNCVVASAQGIWDSCVGRNCRDINTMCTVQDVVIWEPPQLGWFKLNTDVAVDVQNGKVSYGAVIRNHEGLVMLAGTDFGNYCEDVAIAEAEAIRFGIRLAKETGLFPLMIESDSLFVIQLIQGKQRTGTELLWIISDVQQLMQPKQDFRIQHISRNGNQAADALAK; encoded by the coding sequence ATGGGGGCCAAGCCATCTCCTAATTGTGTGGTAGCTTCAGCCCAAGGAATTTGGGATAGTTGTGTAGGGAGAAATTGTAGGGATATAAATACTATGTGTACTGTCCAAGATGTTGTGATTTGGGAGCCTCCACAGTTGGGTTGGTTTAAATTAAATACTGATGTGGCAGTGGATGTTCAAAATGGAAAGGTCAGTTATGGAGCTGTTATTAGAAATCATGAGGGATTGGTTATGTTGGCTGGAACCGATTTTGGGAATTATTGTGAGGATGTGGCTATTGCTGAGGCAGAGGCTATTCGCTTTGGTATTCGACTTGCTAAGGAGACTGGTTTGTTTCCGTTAATGATTGAGTCAGACTCGTTGTTTGTTATTCAATTGATCCAAGGAAAGCAACGTACTGGTACAGAGCTTTTGTGGATAATTTCTGATGTGCAACAACTTATGCAACCAAAGCAGGACTTTAGGATTCAGCATATTTCAAGGAATGGTAACCAAGCTGCGGATGCTCTAGCTAAATAA
- the LOC102615678 gene encoding uncharacterized protein At5g49945, translating into MTHVRLLILSLLLISLSFTPPRAAATTDSHFEGFDAEDDVVEEDDEQTLDLHKLTDLPLTQSDPSSSPPITTTTPDTNPDPNPNPTPSPSDPQSKTPSSSPSQTTSFDYWDEDEFEGVPIQHPAPETDPTSIPEDALADQTTSESKTTGESKNVAVSKKSSSYKIEIVCVTFLIMFVINYFTGKRENENLALAWAAKFATKDSIFEKNFSLLGVGEGDDSPLLLKEGQNVFKFYASGRRYCSGLLATMELKSRHDLISRFYNMIVPCKDEISFEVYMNDEAMDHVVFAVAKKKVAKAMQKEVRDLNRFTGGLMAAPSGGGKKWVADELGVVSESKEVAGDLITDTVLEQVFGEKAFEKHGKDFISMHFSDQHPGTHRKMLLFKFALPDANNMADMTRLVALVPYYIDLIGRYKLSPQARSKTEAARQKAAQEAYKELQNARQEALQRKKADRKKMIEEADAKLSAEAIRKKEAKERARQMKKAVPKMKMTRGH; encoded by the exons ATGACGCACGTGCGCCTTttgattctctctctcttactCATCTCTCTTTCCTTCACGCCCCCCCGCGCCGCCGCCACTACCGACTCCCACTTCGAAGGCTTCGACGCCGAAGACGACGTCGTCGAGGAGGACGACGAACAAACCCTAGACCTCCACAAACTCACCGATCTCCCCTTAACCCAATCCGATCCCTCATCATCACCACCCATCACAACAACCACTCCAGATACGAACCCAGATCCGAACCCGAACCCGACTCCCTCCCCCTCGGATCCCCAATCTAAAACCCCTTCCTCCTCCCCGTCCCAAACGACGTCGTTTGACTACTGGGACGAAGACGAGTTCGAAGGCGTACCTATCCAACACCCCGCTCCCGAAACCGACCCGACGTCAATTCCCGAAGATGCCCTCGCCGATCAAACCACTTCGGAAAGCAAAACGACGGGGGAATCCAAAAACGTGGCCGTTTCGAAGAAATCCTCGTCGTACAAGATCGAGATTGTCTGCGTTACTTTTTTGATCATGTTTGTGATTAATTACTTCACTGGCAAGCGCGAGAATGAGAATCTGGCGCTTGCTTGGGCGGCGAAGTTTGCGACAAAAGATTCGATTTTCGAGAAGAATTTCAGCTTGTTAGGCGTGGGAGAAGGCGATGACTCGCCGTTGCTGTTGAAGGAAGGGCAGAACGTGTTCAAATTCTACGCGAGCGGGCGGAGGTACTGTTCGGGGCTGTTGGCCACGATGGAGCTGAAGAGCAGGCACGATTTGATATCGAGGTTTTATAACATGATCGTGCCTTGCAAGGACGAGATCAGTTTCGAGGTTTATATGAACGACGAGGCGATGGATCACGTGGTGTTTGCTGTTGCGAAGAAGAAAGTGGCAAAGGCAATGCAGAAGGAAGTGAGGGATTTGAATAGGTTTACTGGTGGGTTGATGGCAGCGCCGAGTGGTGGTGGGAAGAAGTGGGTGGCGGATGAATTGGGTGTTGTTTCGGAGAGTAAGGAGGTTGCTGGGGATTTGATCACAGATACTGTGCTTGAACAG GTGTTCGGCGAAAAAGCTTTTGAAAAACATGGAAAGGATTTCATATCAATGCATTTTTCTGATCAACACCCTGGCACACATAGGAAGATGCTGTTGTTTAAGTTTGCCCTACCTGATGCCAACAACATGGCTGATATGACTCGATTGGTTGCTCTTGTACCCTATTACATTGATTTGATCGGACGTTACAAGCTCAGTCCACAG GCTCGATCTAAAACAGAGGCAGCCAGACAGAAGGCAGCCCAAGAGGCATACAAAGAACTTCAAAATGCTAGGCAGGAAGCCTTGCAGAGAAAGAAGGCAGATAGGAAGAAGATGATTGAGGAGGCAGATGCAAAGCTATCTGCAGAGGCTATTCGCAAGAAGGAAGCGAAAGAGCGTGCTCGTCAGATGAAGAAAGCTGTGCCGAAGATGAAGATGACCCGAGGTCACTAG